One genomic window of Desulfuromonas sp. AOP6 includes the following:
- a CDS encoding protein-L-isoaspartate(D-aspartate) O-methyltransferase, whose product MDFSIARRRMVEQLVKGKGVSDPLVLDAMLAVPRHLFVEEAFQSQAYSDFSLPIGEKQTISQPYIVGRMTECLLLRGGERVLEIGTGSGYQAAVLSRIASRVYSVERHPSLARKARKVLDSTGCNNVHIKVTDGTFGWEEQAPFDAIIVTAASPSVPEKYLDQLTSNGRLVIPVGEKDSQILKRIIRNGNQFCEENILDCRFVPLVGRYGWSERDI is encoded by the coding sequence ATGGATTTTTCCATAGCCCGGCGCCGCATGGTTGAGCAACTTGTCAAGGGTAAAGGTGTCAGCGATCCCCTTGTTCTGGACGCCATGCTTGCGGTCCCACGGCACTTATTTGTCGAAGAAGCTTTTCAGAGTCAGGCCTATAGTGATTTTTCCCTGCCAATAGGCGAAAAGCAAACGATCTCTCAGCCCTATATTGTTGGCAGAATGACTGAGTGCTTGCTGCTCAGGGGTGGCGAGCGGGTCTTGGAAATAGGGACGGGCTCCGGATATCAGGCCGCGGTACTCTCTCGCATCGCTTCTCGTGTCTACTCCGTTGAAAGACACCCATCCCTGGCCCGCAAGGCAAGAAAGGTTCTGGACAGTACGGGATGCAACAATGTCCATATCAAAGTCACGGACGGAACCTTCGGGTGGGAGGAGCAGGCTCCTTTTGACGCGATTATTGTCACGGCGGCTTCACCCTCCGTTCCTGAAAAATATCTTGATCAATTGACCAGTAATGGCCGCTTGGTCATTCCGGTCGGTGAGAAGGATAGTCAGATTCTCAAAAGAATTATCCGTAACGGAAACCAGTTCTGCGAAGAAAATATTCTGGATTGTCGTTTCGTACCTCTTGTTGGACGGTACGGATGGTCGGAAAGGGATATCTGA
- the rpmI gene encoding 50S ribosomal protein L35, which yields MPKIKTNRGAAKRFRTTGSGRVRRNKAFTSHILTKKSTKRKRDLRQGTLVHKADEKNIKALIPYL from the coding sequence ATGCCCAAAATCAAAACTAATCGCGGCGCTGCAAAGCGCTTTCGTACAACGGGTAGTGGACGGGTACGTCGCAACAAGGCCTTTACCAGTCATATTTTGACCAAAAAAAGCACCAAGCGTAAACGTGACCTGCGTCAGGGAACTTTGGTTCATAAGGCTGATGAGAAAAATATCAAGGCTCTCATCCCTTATCTCTAG
- a CDS encoding MerR family transcriptional regulator yields MKIHPEKIYFKIGEVANMTGVKPHVLRYWESEFSCFRPAKTRKNQRIYQQKDIALILKLKELLYQQGYTIAGAKARLHEEGGFSFSEQSDDAGSFDARSFLKELRGDLSKLRDSMIINP; encoded by the coding sequence ATGAAAATACACCCTGAGAAAATCTACTTCAAGATTGGCGAAGTAGCCAACATGACCGGTGTCAAACCTCATGTTCTCAGGTATTGGGAGTCTGAGTTTTCCTGTTTTCGTCCGGCCAAAACCCGTAAAAACCAGCGAATCTATCAGCAGAAAGATATTGCTCTGATCCTGAAACTTAAAGAATTGCTTTATCAACAGGGTTACACAATAGCGGGTGCCAAGGCCCGACTGCATGAAGAAGGTGGTTTTTCATTTTCTGAGCAATCAGACGATGCTGGGTCTTTTGACGCACGATCATTTTTGAAAGAGTTGCGGGGCGATCTGTCCAAACTCAGAGACTCCATGATCATCAACCCCTGA
- a CDS encoding YqaA family protein, with protein sequence MHLVRRLYDWVLHWASTPYGVPALFLLAFSESSFFPIPPDVLLLALCISVPARSFRFALICSLGSVLGGIVGYLIGMTLWDVASGYFYAYVPGFTAEVFHQVQNIFSTYDFWAIFAAGFTPIPYKVFTIGAGVFEINLPVFIFASAVGRSLRFFLVAWLIFRFGPVVRGFVEKYFNLLTIVFVVLLIGGFIVVQRLF encoded by the coding sequence GTGCATCTGGTAAGAAGACTTTACGATTGGGTGCTTCATTGGGCTTCGACACCTTATGGGGTGCCTGCTCTTTTTCTGTTGGCTTTTTCAGAATCCTCCTTTTTCCCCATCCCGCCTGATGTCCTTCTGCTGGCCCTCTGCATTTCCGTCCCAGCGAGGTCCTTTCGCTTTGCCTTGATCTGTTCTCTTGGTTCTGTCCTTGGTGGTATAGTTGGGTACCTCATCGGTATGACCCTGTGGGACGTGGCTTCCGGATATTTTTATGCCTACGTCCCGGGATTTACAGCGGAGGTATTCCATCAAGTCCAGAATATTTTTTCTACTTATGATTTCTGGGCTATCTTTGCTGCCGGCTTCACGCCCATACCCTATAAGGTTTTCACTATCGGGGCCGGTGTATTTGAGATCAACTTACCAGTATTTATCTTTGCTTCAGCTGTTGGACGAAGCTTGCGGTTTTTTCTCGTTGCCTGGCTTATTTTCCGTTTTGGCCCCGTGGTAAGAGGTTTTGTCGAGAAGTATTTCAATCTGCTGACGATTGTATTTGTTGTGCTTCTCATAGGGGGCTTTATTGTCGTTCAGCGTCTTTTTTAA
- the pheT gene encoding phenylalanine--tRNA ligase subunit beta → MIVTSSWIKEFVDFNMSADDLSHRLTLAGLEVDSLEKIGEGLDSVIVAKLVSVEPHPQADRLTVCQVDTGSECVQVVCGATNHKAGDHVALAQVGSILPGDFQIKKSKIRGIESQGMLCSECELGIAGESAGILILPKTLPLGVPVFDALKLKDARFEIGLTPNRSDCLSVLGVSREVGAMVGKPVLAKVVDIPDSDEAISDLTSVTIEEPELCPRYAARLIQGVKIDSSPDWMVRRLESLGMRSINNVVDITNYVMMELGHPLHAFDFSLLRGKKIIIKRAGEGEKFNTLDGQERELNSSDLVICDAEGPVALAGIMGGENSEIQAETADILLESAYFSPQAIRRTSKRLGIHSESSHRFERGADINMVPLALNRAAALIQELAGGKIATGMLDIYPNRLPERKVTVSVHRTNEVLGLSLRLDDIERLLRSIGLAVERVNAQGTNMLNVAIPSFRHDLEREIDLIEEVARLNGYDKIPVTMPVGRSVCHAPPASIHMSGHAKDFLVGAGFCEIINYSFVSPSAWDAIGLPGEDPRRQNVKILNPLTEEQSVMRTTLVPSILQTVARNLAYRSRDLRLFELRPVFMVNSADELPRENLRLCAILCGRREPEGWAQSNNPVDFYDLKGVAEGLLNCFQVNGVSWEVDKVVEPYLHPGKSCALFYQGKQLGVLGEVHPQVLEKFEIDTPVYLLDMDVSLLQSASRGAVKFQPLSRFPEVYRDSAFLVDESTSAQEVLVVANKAKSPEVVGIVLFDVYRGKGVPEGKKSIAIRVRYRSMDKTLTDEEIASLHGKIIKALEKRLGAEIR, encoded by the coding sequence ATGATTGTAACTTCAAGCTGGATAAAAGAATTCGTTGATTTTAATATGTCTGCCGACGACCTTTCTCATCGATTGACGCTGGCGGGTCTTGAAGTTGACTCTCTGGAGAAAATTGGCGAGGGCCTTGACAGTGTCATCGTTGCCAAGCTTGTTTCGGTTGAACCCCATCCGCAAGCGGATCGCCTTACGGTTTGTCAGGTGGATACGGGGTCTGAATGTGTCCAGGTTGTATGCGGCGCCACGAATCATAAGGCTGGCGACCATGTCGCCCTGGCTCAGGTTGGATCGATCCTCCCTGGCGACTTCCAGATTAAGAAGTCTAAAATTCGGGGTATTGAATCTCAGGGAATGCTTTGCTCTGAATGTGAACTTGGGATCGCCGGAGAGTCTGCAGGTATTTTGATCCTGCCGAAAACCCTGCCCCTTGGTGTTCCGGTTTTTGACGCACTGAAGTTGAAAGACGCTCGTTTCGAAATCGGACTTACGCCAAATCGGTCTGACTGCCTTAGTGTGTTGGGGGTTTCCAGGGAAGTTGGCGCTATGGTGGGAAAACCAGTTCTGGCAAAGGTTGTGGATATTCCGGATTCCGATGAAGCTATCAGTGACCTGACTTCTGTTACCATCGAAGAACCGGAACTTTGCCCCCGTTATGCGGCCCGCTTGATTCAGGGTGTAAAAATCGATTCGTCTCCAGATTGGATGGTGCGACGTCTTGAGTCGTTGGGGATGAGATCGATCAACAACGTTGTCGATATAACCAATTATGTCATGATGGAACTTGGGCACCCTTTGCATGCCTTTGACTTCAGCCTGTTGCGGGGAAAGAAAATTATTATTAAAAGGGCCGGGGAAGGGGAGAAGTTCAACACTCTCGATGGGCAGGAGCGTGAACTTAATTCCAGCGACCTCGTCATCTGTGATGCCGAGGGACCCGTCGCTCTAGCTGGCATCATGGGGGGTGAAAACTCTGAGATCCAGGCGGAGACCGCCGATATACTGCTGGAAAGCGCCTACTTCAGCCCCCAGGCAATCCGGCGCACCAGCAAACGTTTGGGGATACACTCTGAGTCGAGTCATCGATTTGAGCGAGGGGCTGACATCAACATGGTCCCCTTAGCGTTAAACCGAGCGGCAGCGCTGATTCAGGAACTTGCCGGCGGTAAAATCGCCACGGGCATGCTTGACATCTATCCCAATCGCCTGCCAGAAAGAAAAGTAACCGTGAGTGTGCATCGGACCAATGAGGTCCTGGGGCTTTCCCTGCGCCTTGATGACATAGAGCGCCTTTTGCGCTCTATCGGTCTAGCTGTGGAAAGAGTGAATGCTCAAGGCACGAATATGCTGAATGTGGCCATTCCCTCATTCCGACATGACCTCGAAAGGGAAATCGACCTCATTGAAGAAGTGGCCCGTTTAAACGGATACGACAAAATTCCCGTTACCATGCCCGTTGGCCGTTCTGTTTGCCATGCTCCGCCAGCATCGATTCATATGTCCGGTCATGCCAAGGATTTTCTTGTCGGTGCCGGTTTTTGTGAGATCATTAATTATTCTTTCGTTTCCCCGTCCGCATGGGATGCCATTGGTCTTCCTGGGGAAGATCCCCGGCGGCAAAATGTCAAAATTCTGAATCCTCTGACTGAAGAACAGTCGGTCATGCGGACCACCCTCGTCCCGAGTATTCTGCAGACCGTCGCGCGCAATCTTGCCTACCGTTCCAGGGACCTTCGTCTTTTCGAACTGCGCCCTGTGTTCATGGTCAATTCCGCAGATGAACTGCCCCGTGAAAATTTGCGCCTATGTGCCATTCTTTGTGGCCGCCGAGAACCTGAAGGTTGGGCCCAGAGCAATAACCCCGTTGATTTTTACGATTTAAAGGGTGTTGCCGAAGGGTTGTTGAACTGTTTTCAGGTTAATGGGGTGTCTTGGGAAGTTGACAAAGTAGTTGAACCCTATCTTCACCCTGGGAAGTCCTGCGCGCTCTTTTACCAGGGGAAACAGCTCGGCGTCTTGGGAGAAGTCCATCCCCAAGTCCTCGAAAAATTTGAAATTGATACGCCTGTATATCTCCTGGATATGGACGTGAGCTTGCTTCAGTCCGCTTCAAGGGGGGCCGTTAAATTTCAGCCCCTATCCCGCTTTCCTGAGGTCTATCGGGACAGTGCTTTCTTGGTCGATGAATCCACGTCGGCTCAAGAGGTTCTCGTGGTTGCCAACAAGGCAAAGAGCCCGGAAGTCGTGGGAATTGTGCTTTTCGATGTGTACCGAGGCAAGGGAGTTCCCGAAGGCAAGAAAAGTATAGCCATACGTGTGCGCTATCGTTCTATGGATAAAACATTGACCGACGAAGAAATTGCTTCACTTCACGGAAAAATAATCAAAGCCTTGGAGAAAAGACTAGGCGCCGAAATTCGTTAA
- the thrS gene encoding threonine--tRNA ligase: protein MEMIRVELPDGSIREVAEGISVLEVAGSISEGLARQSVAAKIDGHPVDVTSTLVRDCRLELITLNSADGLDVYRHSAAHLMAHAVKDLFGEEVQVTIGPSIENGFYYDFYSDTHKFTPEEFEQIEARMAELAKADLPILRQEMSRDSAIELFKQMGESYKVKLIEDLPNETVSLYRQGEFVDLCRGPHLPSTGRIKAFKLTSLAGAYWRGDEKNAMLQRIYATAFPDKKQLKAYLEKLEEARKRDHRKLGRELDLFSFNDEAGAGLVIWHPKGAMLRTILEDFERKEHLRRGYDIVMGPQILRTDLWKTSGHYENYRENMYFTEVDEQSYGIKPMNCLAHMLIYKSKKRSYRDLPLRFFELGTVHRHEKSGVLHGLLRVRGFTQDDAHILCTPDQLDGEIKGVLRFVQDVMKIFGFEYEMEISTRPEKSIGSDVDWERATTALMSALKDSGLPFEVNEGDGAFYGPKIDIKLKDALDRRWQCATIQCDFTLPERFDLSYVGTDGEKHRPVMVHRVILGAIERFVGVLIEHYAGNFPLWLSPIQARVVNVTDRQADYAREVTQLLREAGVRVDADLRNEKLGYKIREAQMEKIPYMLVIGDKELEEGTLSPRHRSGDNLNAMKPDAFIHFIQDECRLYH, encoded by the coding sequence ATGGAAATGATTCGAGTTGAACTGCCTGACGGGAGCATCCGGGAAGTCGCCGAAGGAATTTCCGTGCTAGAAGTTGCCGGATCGATCAGTGAGGGGTTGGCCAGACAGTCCGTCGCGGCAAAGATCGATGGTCACCCTGTTGATGTGACGTCAACTCTTGTTCGTGATTGCCGACTTGAATTGATTACTCTCAACTCTGCAGATGGCCTGGACGTCTATCGTCATTCGGCGGCGCACCTCATGGCCCATGCGGTGAAGGATCTCTTTGGTGAAGAGGTACAGGTGACCATCGGCCCATCCATTGAAAATGGCTTCTATTACGATTTCTACAGTGATACACACAAGTTTACTCCCGAGGAGTTTGAGCAGATTGAAGCGCGCATGGCCGAACTGGCCAAAGCCGATCTTCCTATTCTGCGTCAGGAGATGAGTCGCGATAGCGCCATCGAACTGTTCAAGCAGATGGGAGAGTCATACAAGGTTAAATTGATTGAGGATCTTCCCAACGAAACCGTTTCCCTTTATCGTCAGGGAGAATTCGTTGACCTATGCCGTGGACCACACTTGCCGTCAACGGGCAGAATCAAAGCTTTCAAATTAACCAGTCTTGCCGGTGCCTATTGGCGTGGTGATGAAAAAAACGCCATGCTGCAGCGCATTTATGCGACAGCCTTCCCGGACAAGAAGCAGCTCAAGGCCTATCTAGAAAAACTTGAAGAAGCCCGCAAGAGGGATCATCGCAAGCTAGGTCGTGAGCTTGATCTTTTCAGCTTTAACGATGAGGCCGGCGCCGGACTTGTTATTTGGCATCCCAAGGGGGCCATGCTGCGGACTATTCTTGAGGATTTTGAGCGCAAGGAGCATCTGCGGCGAGGCTATGACATCGTCATGGGGCCGCAGATTCTTCGCACTGACCTGTGGAAAACGTCCGGTCATTATGAAAATTACCGGGAAAACATGTACTTCACAGAAGTGGACGAACAGAGTTATGGGATCAAACCCATGAACTGTCTGGCCCACATGCTCATCTACAAATCCAAAAAGCGCTCTTACCGAGATTTGCCGTTGCGCTTTTTTGAACTTGGCACTGTACATCGCCATGAAAAATCGGGTGTGTTGCATGGTCTGCTCAGGGTTCGAGGCTTCACCCAGGATGATGCGCACATCCTGTGTACTCCCGACCAGTTAGATGGCGAAATCAAGGGCGTTCTGCGTTTTGTCCAGGACGTCATGAAAATCTTCGGCTTTGAATATGAGATGGAGATTTCCACGCGGCCTGAAAAGTCTATTGGCAGCGATGTGGACTGGGAGCGGGCGACCACTGCCCTGATGAGCGCCCTTAAAGATTCGGGATTGCCTTTTGAAGTCAATGAGGGTGACGGCGCATTTTACGGCCCTAAGATTGACATTAAGCTCAAGGACGCTCTTGACAGAAGATGGCAGTGTGCTACAATCCAGTGCGATTTTACCCTGCCTGAACGCTTTGATCTGAGTTACGTCGGGACGGATGGGGAAAAACATCGCCCTGTTATGGTTCATCGTGTTATTCTCGGAGCGATCGAGCGGTTTGTCGGAGTCCTGATTGAGCACTATGCCGGCAATTTTCCTTTGTGGCTTTCCCCCATTCAGGCCCGTGTCGTCAATGTGACGGATCGTCAGGCCGATTATGCAAGGGAAGTGACACAATTACTGCGGGAAGCCGGTGTTCGTGTTGATGCGGACCTTCGCAATGAAAAACTCGGTTACAAGATTCGCGAAGCTCAAATGGAAAAAATACCTTACATGCTGGTCATTGGTGACAAGGAATTGGAAGAGGGAACGCTTTCGCCTCGTCATCGCAGCGGTGATAATTTGAATGCCATGAAACCTGATGCATTTATCCACTTCATCCAGGATGAATGCAGGTTATATCATTAG
- the pheS gene encoding phenylalanine--tRNA ligase subunit alpha, with translation MKQNFDDMLERAREAVEVAQSEVSLQDARVRFLGKKGELTAIMKEMGRLSAEERPVIGALANHVKMTLEDLFTTRLVAIKELEIARRLEKEQIDVTLPGRGHFRGSKHPISLVTEEISEIFLSLGFGIAEGPEVEKDFYNFEALNIPKDHPARDMQDTFYVSPEVVLRTHTSPVQIRTMLKHEPPVRVIAPGTVYRRDSDITHSPMFHQIEGFLVDRHITFGDLKGILTTFINQYFGQNIGVRFRPSFFPFTEPSAEVDIQCVICGGKGCRVCKNSGWLEILGSGMIDPEVFKSVNYDPAIYSGFAFGMGLERIAMLKYGVNDLRLFFENDLRFLRQF, from the coding sequence ATGAAGCAGAACTTTGATGATATGCTCGAGCGGGCCAGGGAGGCTGTCGAGGTTGCGCAGTCCGAGGTCTCTTTGCAGGATGCGCGAGTGCGTTTTCTCGGAAAAAAGGGAGAGTTGACAGCCATCATGAAAGAAATGGGTCGACTTTCTGCAGAGGAACGGCCCGTGATTGGGGCACTCGCCAATCACGTCAAGATGACCCTTGAAGATTTGTTTACCACCCGCTTGGTGGCAATCAAGGAACTAGAAATTGCTCGTCGTCTTGAAAAAGAGCAAATCGATGTAACTTTGCCGGGGAGAGGGCACTTCCGTGGCTCCAAGCATCCCATCAGTCTGGTGACAGAGGAAATCTCCGAAATATTCCTGTCCCTGGGTTTCGGGATTGCTGAAGGTCCCGAGGTCGAAAAGGATTTTTATAATTTTGAAGCCTTAAATATACCTAAGGATCATCCTGCCCGCGACATGCAGGACACGTTTTACGTGTCCCCGGAGGTGGTTCTTCGTACACATACTTCACCAGTGCAGATTCGTACCATGCTTAAGCATGAGCCTCCCGTTCGGGTTATTGCACCCGGTACGGTATACCGGAGAGATTCAGACATCACGCATAGCCCTATGTTCCATCAGATTGAAGGTTTCCTTGTTGATCGTCATATTACCTTTGGCGACCTTAAGGGTATCTTGACGACCTTCATCAATCAGTATTTTGGACAAAATATCGGAGTTCGTTTCCGCCCCTCTTTTTTCCCTTTTACTGAACCCAGCGCTGAAGTGGATATCCAGTGCGTCATCTGTGGCGGGAAGGGTTGCCGTGTATGCAAAAATAGTGGTTGGCTTGAAATTCTCGGTAGCGGCATGATTGACCCTGAGGTTTTCAAGTCCGTTAATTATGATCCTGCTATTTACAGTGGTTTTGCTTTTGGTATGGGTTTGGAGCGTATAGCCATGTTGAAATATGGGGTCAATGACCTGCGCCTCTTTTTCGAAAATGACTTACGCTTTTTGCGTCAATTCTGA
- the rplT gene encoding 50S ribosomal protein L20 produces the protein MPRVKRGFKARRRRNKVLKLAKGYRGARSKLFRSATEAVDRALNYAFRDRKVKKRDFRALWIARINAASRENGISYSRLVHGLKKAEIGLDRKILAQLAISDPGGFTAVVDKAKAHLQ, from the coding sequence ATGCCGAGAGTAAAAAGAGGTTTCAAAGCGAGACGCAGACGTAACAAGGTACTCAAGCTAGCCAAAGGGTACCGTGGAGCGCGTAGTAAACTGTTTCGCAGTGCAACTGAAGCTGTAGATCGCGCCCTGAACTACGCTTTTCGTGATCGCAAGGTAAAAAAACGTGATTTCCGAGCTCTTTGGATTGCCCGGATCAATGCGGCCTCCCGCGAAAACGGGATTTCCTACAGTCGTCTTGTTCATGGGCTTAAAAAGGCCGAGATTGGACTGGACAGAAAAATTCTGGCACAGCTCGCGATCAGTGACCCCGGCGGGTTCACCGCGGTCGTGGATAAAGCCAAGGCCCATTTGCAGTAG
- the surE gene encoding 5'/3'-nucleotidase SurE produces the protein MLILITNDDGVHSPGLSALVDALGNLGRVVVVAPDRERSAAGHSLTLHSPLRADEIRTDVIAVDGTPTDCVNLGIHGLLSERPSLVVSGINKGSNMGDDITYSGTVSAAMEATMMGVPAMAVSLSSDSFLYDDFYFAGQAAFELAHKILDYGLPPDTFLNVNVPKGLPLGAQMTRQGKRRYGDVVVENLDPRGRKYYWIGGGELGFENIEGTDFHAVNEGYVSITPLHLDLTNYTSFAGLSRWNLDVFTRLA, from the coding sequence TTGCTTATCCTGATTACCAATGATGATGGAGTCCATTCTCCTGGGTTAAGCGCGCTGGTTGATGCGCTTGGCAACCTGGGCCGGGTTGTCGTGGTAGCTCCTGATCGGGAACGCAGTGCTGCCGGACACTCTCTCACCCTTCATTCCCCACTTCGTGCCGACGAAATTCGGACCGACGTTATTGCCGTGGATGGAACGCCTACAGACTGTGTGAACCTAGGCATCCATGGACTTCTCTCCGAGAGGCCCTCTCTTGTTGTTTCTGGCATAAACAAGGGCAGCAACATGGGAGATGATATCACCTACTCAGGAACCGTTTCCGCTGCCATGGAAGCTACCATGATGGGCGTTCCTGCCATGGCGGTATCTTTATCATCCGACTCCTTTCTCTATGACGACTTTTACTTTGCTGGACAAGCCGCGTTCGAATTGGCTCATAAAATCCTTGATTACGGGTTACCCCCAGATACTTTCCTGAACGTCAACGTGCCCAAGGGGCTGCCTCTTGGTGCCCAGATGACACGACAGGGAAAGCGCCGATATGGTGATGTTGTCGTAGAAAATCTCGACCCGAGGGGACGTAAATATTACTGGATTGGCGGCGGCGAACTCGGGTTTGAAAACATTGAAGGTACCGACTTCCATGCTGTCAATGAAGGATATGTTTCCATAACGCCACTACATCTTGACTTGACCAATTACACCTCTTTTGCAGGCCTTTCTCGCTGGAACCTGGACGTTTTCACAAGACTCGCCTGA
- the infC gene encoding translation initiation factor IF-3, with translation MAKQETNINRAIRAREVRVVDDEGEQLGILSLEEALGAATARGLDLVEVSPNAVPPVCRIMDYGKYKYQASKRAAEAKKKTAKVETKEVKMRPKTEDHDFQFKAKNARRFLDDGNKVKVTVMFRGREVTHPEFGRALMDRIAEEVKDIAVIEMSPRMAGRFMTMVLSPHKKQ, from the coding sequence ATAGCTAAGCAAGAGACCAATATCAATCGTGCCATTCGAGCAAGAGAAGTCCGGGTTGTTGACGATGAGGGCGAACAGCTCGGTATATTGAGCCTTGAGGAGGCCCTGGGCGCCGCCACTGCACGTGGCCTTGACCTGGTTGAGGTGTCACCCAACGCCGTACCTCCCGTTTGCCGGATCATGGATTATGGCAAATATAAATATCAAGCAAGTAAAAGGGCGGCAGAAGCCAAGAAAAAAACCGCAAAAGTAGAAACAAAAGAAGTCAAAATGCGGCCCAAGACAGAAGACCACGATTTCCAGTTCAAGGCCAAGAATGCCCGGCGATTTCTCGATGACGGGAATAAAGTCAAAGTGACTGTCATGTTTAGGGGGCGCGAGGTGACTCATCCGGAATTCGGCAGAGCTTTGATGGATCGTATTGCCGAGGAAGTCAAGGATATAGCTGTGATTGAAATGTCGCCGCGCATGGCTGGACGTTTTATGACCATGGTGTTATCACCCCATAAGAAGCAATAA
- a CDS encoding M17 family peptidase N-terminal domain-containing protein — translation MTRVRVLDLPADKLDGEVIVAFIFEDQQPIRGAAALLDWRLCGLLTQNLLEGFMRGEAGQRLVVMGDHRVNADWVMFFGAGRFQTLDTKKMEDLVRQVLDILKRAGFRRVALAITPPTKVSRTALQGTIEAYLASASLGTMECLLTFQGE, via the coding sequence ATGACGCGCGTGCGGGTTCTTGACCTTCCTGCCGACAAACTTGACGGGGAGGTCATTGTTGCCTTCATCTTTGAGGACCAGCAACCCATCCGAGGAGCTGCCGCTCTGCTGGATTGGCGTCTTTGCGGTCTCCTGACACAAAATCTGCTTGAAGGATTCATGCGTGGGGAAGCGGGCCAGCGACTTGTGGTCATGGGCGATCATCGTGTCAACGCGGACTGGGTGATGTTTTTTGGTGCCGGCAGGTTTCAAACCCTGGATACGAAAAAAATGGAAGACCTTGTCCGACAGGTTCTGGACATTCTTAAAAGAGCCGGATTTCGGCGTGTCGCGCTAGCTATTACACCTCCGACCAAGGTAAGCCGTACCGCTCTTCAGGGTACTATTGAAGCCTATCTTGCTAGCGCTTCCCTTGGGACCATGGAATGTCTTCTGACCTTTCAAGGTGAGTAA
- a CDS encoding homoserine dehydrogenase, protein MQSINIGLLGFGTIGTGVVRLVQKNAKIIEQRLGCKVNLVKIADLDIVRDRGVSVPGHMLTADANDVVSHPDIHVVVELIGGYEPARSLVLKAIQNGKHVVTANKALLAVHGQEILQAAEKYGVEVLYEAAVGGGIPIISAIKENLCGNNFHSVFGIFNGTCNYILTRMTEDGEDFGSVLKEAQEKGYAEADPTFDVEGIDTAHKLALLISLCFGTRVDFSKVYTEGIAQLSLVDIEFAKQMGYKIKLLAIGKEEGGQIEARVHPTMIPADYPLAQVDGVLNAVRLVGDFVGPVTLQGAGAGMDATASAVVGDIMSLGRNILQGINKRSPIMGYCPAYIRDLPIKSMDEIVGPYYLRFAVMDRPGVLAQIAGILGTYDISIASMIQPDRQEGLSVPVVLVTHDALEVNIKKALKEIDNLEVIREKSHLIRIEASLD, encoded by the coding sequence ATGCAAAGTATCAATATCGGTCTTTTAGGTTTTGGAACCATTGGAACAGGTGTAGTTCGACTTGTCCAGAAAAACGCCAAGATCATCGAACAGCGTCTCGGCTGCAAGGTGAACCTCGTGAAAATAGCCGACTTGGATATTGTTCGCGATCGTGGTGTGAGTGTTCCAGGTCATATGTTGACTGCCGATGCGAATGACGTTGTCAGCCACCCGGATATCCATGTCGTTGTTGAACTGATTGGTGGATATGAACCCGCTCGTTCTCTAGTTCTAAAAGCCATTCAAAACGGCAAACATGTTGTTACGGCAAATAAAGCATTGCTCGCCGTTCATGGCCAGGAAATCCTGCAGGCTGCGGAAAAGTACGGTGTGGAGGTTCTTTATGAAGCGGCCGTAGGTGGTGGAATCCCTATTATCTCAGCCATTAAAGAAAATCTCTGCGGCAACAACTTCCATAGCGTGTTCGGCATTTTTAATGGTACTTGCAACTACATTCTGACACGCATGACGGAAGACGGAGAGGATTTTGGCTCTGTGCTTAAAGAAGCACAGGAAAAGGGGTATGCTGAGGCGGACCCTACGTTTGACGTGGAAGGGATCGATACTGCCCACAAGTTGGCCCTGCTGATATCCTTGTGTTTCGGCACTCGCGTCGATTTTTCCAAGGTATATACAGAGGGCATTGCACAGCTCTCTCTGGTTGATATCGAATTTGCCAAACAGATGGGCTACAAAATCAAGTTGCTTGCCATCGGCAAGGAGGAGGGAGGGCAAATCGAGGCCCGCGTACATCCCACCATGATACCTGCCGATTATCCTCTTGCTCAGGTTGATGGCGTGCTGAATGCTGTTCGCCTTGTCGGTGATTTTGTCGGTCCTGTGACTCTGCAGGGCGCCGGCGCTGGAATGGATGCCACCGCTAGCGCAGTTGTGGGTGACATTATGTCTCTGGGCCGCAATATTTTGCAGGGAATCAATAAGCGCTCACCTATAATGGGGTACTGTCCCGCGTATATTCGTGATCTGCCGATAAAATCAATGGACGAGATTGTCGGGCCTTACTATCTGCGGTTTGCCGTCATGGATAGGCCGGGAGTTCTTGCGCAGATCGCCGGGATTCTCGGAACTTATGACATCAGTATCGCATCCATGATTCAGCCCGATCGCCAGGAAGGATTGTCTGTTCCGGTTGTTCTGGTGACCCACGATGCCCTGGAAGTGAATATCAAAAAGGCCCTTAAGGAAATAGATAACCTTGAGGTGATCCGCGAAAAGAGTCACCTGATACGCATTGAAGCAAGTCTCGATTAA